A genomic region of Trifolium pratense cultivar HEN17-A07 linkage group LG3, ARS_RC_1.1, whole genome shotgun sequence contains the following coding sequences:
- the LOC123917519 gene encoding AP2-associated protein kinase 1 isoform X1 — protein MWKFKPFTHKEQSGLEGRSIDVGNLKINVHKVIAEGGFSCVYLARDAVHTSKQYALKHIICNDEESLGLVKREISVMKLLIGHPNVVKLHAHAIYDMGRTKEAFLVMEFCEKSLVSVLESRGAGYFDEKQVLLIFRDVCNAVFAMHCQSPPIAHRDLKAENLLLNSDGLWKLCDFGSISTNHKRFEKPEEMGIEEDNIRKYTTPAYRAPEMWDLFLKEVINEKVDIWALGCLLFRICYFKSAFDGESKLQVLNGNYRIPDLPKFSSTLTDLIRDMLQARPDDRPDITQVWFRVNEQLPIDLQKSLPDRPPESPSSNNHEGATMSTHKSSPMPRRNAPPPPSVVEPKTTPQPSLAPRGGESGGQLGAFWSTMHAKDSLVPEEKGKPIYDEERSSHHISSKPERVRPDNGQLSKNVGTNKVPNTQTQTVKSNIHGKLHKPNAASSKDFEINFFPDTDHASQRHMSNLEKKNDNFQDQTFNTFVAEFDTTKLNSGHGNTSTREEALESELEKLKEQLKETNLEKSEITAKYEKLTAICRSQRQELQDLKQALAARTPSPNREILRTSPGVASPASLQDRSEWKTPSSEPKSSWQAFPDATESLKSLSADNSSKSVRSRNGQQNKQATQPASDFDSWGFGTDTFSAARAGSGSQQMPRPGEGSKAHVFGEAKVFESKSNSQPAGWAGF, from the exons ATGTGGAAATTTAAGCCGTTCACACACAAAGAGCAAAGTGGTCTTGAAGGCCGGTCTATAGATGTTGGAAATCTTAAAATAAATGTCCATAAGGTCATCGCTGAAGGAGGGTTCTCATGTGTCTACTTGGCTCGTGATGCTGTACATACGTCTAAACAGTATGCTTTGAAGCACATAATATGCAATGATGAAGAATCACTTGGATTGGTGAAGAGGGAGATATCTGTGATGAAGTTGCTGATAGGACATCCCAATGTGGTCAAACTTCATGCTCATGCGATCTATGATATGGGTAGGACAAAAGAGGCATTCCTTGTAATGGAATTTTGTGAGAAGTCTCTGGTTAGTGTGCTGGAGAGCCGAGGAGCTGGTTATTTTGACGAGAAACAGGTTCTTTTAATATTCAGGGATGTGTGTAATGCAGTCTTCGCTATGCACTGCCAGTCCCCACCTATTGCTCACCG agACTTGAAGGCAGAGAATCTTTTGTTAAATTCAGATGGTTTATGGAAGTTGTGTGATTTTGGAAGCATTTCCACCAATCACAAACGTTTTGAGAAGCCAGAAGAAATGGGAATTGAGGAAGATAATATCAGAAAGTACACAACCCCCGCCTACAGAGCTCCTGAG ATGTGGGATCTGTTTCTGAAAGAAGTAATTAATGAGAAAGTGGACATATGG GCACTTGGCTGTCTCCTTTTTCGCATATGCTACTTCAAAAGTGCATTTGATGGGGAATCAAAGCTCCAAGTCTTAAATGGAAACTACCGCATTCCGGATTTACCTAAATTCAGTTCAACCCTCACAGACTTGATCAGAGACATGCTTCAAGCTAGACCAGATGACCGACCAGATATCACGCAG GTTTGGTTTCGTGTTAATGAGCAGCTACCTATTGATTTACAAAAGTCATTACCTGACAGGCCACCCGAATCACCCTCCTCCAACAATCACGAAG GTGCTACAATGTCTACACACAAATCAAGTCCAATGCCTCGCAGAAATGCACCTCCTCCTCCATCAGTTGTTGAACCCAAAACTACCCCTCAGCCATCTCTTGCTCCTAGGGGAGGGGAAAGTGGTGGTCAACTTGGTGCTTTCTGGTCCACTATGCATGCAAAGGATTCACTTGTCCCTGAGGAAAAGGGAAAACCTATATATGATGAAGAACGATCTAGTCACCATATTTCATCAAAACCTGAAAGAGTTCGTCCGGACAATGGTCAGTTATCCAAAAATGTTGGTACTAACAAAGTGCCTAACACACAAACTCAGACTGTAAAGAGCAACATACATGGAAAGTTACACAAGCCTAATGCTGCATCTTCTAAGGactttgaaattaattttttccctGATACAGATCATGCAAGTCAGAGACATATGTCAAATCTGGAGAAGAAGAATGATAACTTCCAAGACCAGACTTTTAACACTTTTGTTGCAGAATTTGATACTACTAAGCTAAACTCCGGGCATGGTAACACATCCACAAGGGAAGAAGCATTAGAGTCTGAGTTGGAGAAACTCAAAGAGCAGCTGAAGGAAACTAATTTAGAGAAATCTGAAATAACTGCCAAGTATGAAAAGCTTACTGCTATCTGCCGTTCACAAAGGCAAGAATTGCAGGATCTCAAGCAAGCACTTGCAGCAAGAACTCCATCTCCAAATAGAGAGATTTTGAGAACCTCACCTGGAGTTGCATCACCTGCGTCTTTG CAGGATAGAAGTGAATGGAAAACTCCTAGTTCAGAACCAAAGTCATCATGGCAAGCTTTCCCAGATGCAACTGAATCGTTGAAATCCCTTTCAGCAGACAATTCTTCAAAATCTGTTAGGTCAAGAAATGGTCAGCAGAACAAGCAGGCTACTCAACCAGCTTCTGATTTTGATTCTTGGGGTTTTGGCACAGATACATTTAGTGCTGCTCGTGCTGGTAGTGGTAGCCAACAGATGCCAAGACCTGGTGAAGGGAGTAAAGCTCATGTTTTTGGTGAAGCAAAGGTTTTTGAGAGCAAGTCAAATTCTCAACCTGCTGGATGGGCTGGTTTTTAA
- the LOC123917519 gene encoding probable serine/threonine-protein kinase DDB_G0280111 isoform X4, with product MWKFKPFTHKEQSGLEGRSIDVGNLKINVHKVIAEGGFSCVYLARDAVHTSKQYALKHIICNDEESLGLVKREISVMKLLIGHPNVVKLHAHAIYDMGRTKEAFLVMEFCEKSLVSVLESRGAGYFDEKQVLLIFRDVCNAVFAMHCQSPPIAHRDLKAENLLLNSDGLWKLCDFGSISTNHKRFEKPEEMGIEEDNIRKYTTPAYRAPEMWDLFLKEVINEKVDIWALGCLLFRICYFKSAFDGESKLQVLNGNYRIPDLPKFSSTLTDLIRDMLQARPDDRPDITQVWFRVNEQLPIDLQKSLPDRPPESPSSNNHEGATMSTHKSSPMPRRNAPPPPSVVEPKTTPQPSLAPRGGESGGQLGAFWSTMHAKDSLVPEEKGKPIYDEERSSHHISSKPERVRPDNDHASQRHMSNLEKKNDNFQDQTFNTFVAEFDTTKLNSGHGNTSTREEALESELEKLKEQLKETNLEKSEITAKYEKLTAICRSQRQELQDLKQALAARTPSPNREILRTSPGVASPASLDRSEWKTPSSEPKSSWQAFPDATESLKSLSADNSSKSVRSRNGQQNKQATQPASDFDSWGFGTDTFSAARAGSGSQQMPRPGEGSKAHVFGEAKVFESKSNSQPAGWAGF from the exons ATGTGGAAATTTAAGCCGTTCACACACAAAGAGCAAAGTGGTCTTGAAGGCCGGTCTATAGATGTTGGAAATCTTAAAATAAATGTCCATAAGGTCATCGCTGAAGGAGGGTTCTCATGTGTCTACTTGGCTCGTGATGCTGTACATACGTCTAAACAGTATGCTTTGAAGCACATAATATGCAATGATGAAGAATCACTTGGATTGGTGAAGAGGGAGATATCTGTGATGAAGTTGCTGATAGGACATCCCAATGTGGTCAAACTTCATGCTCATGCGATCTATGATATGGGTAGGACAAAAGAGGCATTCCTTGTAATGGAATTTTGTGAGAAGTCTCTGGTTAGTGTGCTGGAGAGCCGAGGAGCTGGTTATTTTGACGAGAAACAGGTTCTTTTAATATTCAGGGATGTGTGTAATGCAGTCTTCGCTATGCACTGCCAGTCCCCACCTATTGCTCACCG agACTTGAAGGCAGAGAATCTTTTGTTAAATTCAGATGGTTTATGGAAGTTGTGTGATTTTGGAAGCATTTCCACCAATCACAAACGTTTTGAGAAGCCAGAAGAAATGGGAATTGAGGAAGATAATATCAGAAAGTACACAACCCCCGCCTACAGAGCTCCTGAG ATGTGGGATCTGTTTCTGAAAGAAGTAATTAATGAGAAAGTGGACATATGG GCACTTGGCTGTCTCCTTTTTCGCATATGCTACTTCAAAAGTGCATTTGATGGGGAATCAAAGCTCCAAGTCTTAAATGGAAACTACCGCATTCCGGATTTACCTAAATTCAGTTCAACCCTCACAGACTTGATCAGAGACATGCTTCAAGCTAGACCAGATGACCGACCAGATATCACGCAG GTTTGGTTTCGTGTTAATGAGCAGCTACCTATTGATTTACAAAAGTCATTACCTGACAGGCCACCCGAATCACCCTCCTCCAACAATCACGAAG GTGCTACAATGTCTACACACAAATCAAGTCCAATGCCTCGCAGAAATGCACCTCCTCCTCCATCAGTTGTTGAACCCAAAACTACCCCTCAGCCATCTCTTGCTCCTAGGGGAGGGGAAAGTGGTGGTCAACTTGGTGCTTTCTGGTCCACTATGCATGCAAAGGATTCACTTGTCCCTGAGGAAAAGGGAAAACCTATATATGATGAAGAACGATCTAGTCACCATATTTCATCAAAACCTGAAAGAGTTCGTCCGGACAATG ATCATGCAAGTCAGAGACATATGTCAAATCTGGAGAAGAAGAATGATAACTTCCAAGACCAGACTTTTAACACTTTTGTTGCAGAATTTGATACTACTAAGCTAAACTCCGGGCATGGTAACACATCCACAAGGGAAGAAGCATTAGAGTCTGAGTTGGAGAAACTCAAAGAGCAGCTGAAGGAAACTAATTTAGAGAAATCTGAAATAACTGCCAAGTATGAAAAGCTTACTGCTATCTGCCGTTCACAAAGGCAAGAATTGCAGGATCTCAAGCAAGCACTTGCAGCAAGAACTCCATCTCCAAATAGAGAGATTTTGAGAACCTCACCTGGAGTTGCATCACCTGCGTCTTTG GATAGAAGTGAATGGAAAACTCCTAGTTCAGAACCAAAGTCATCATGGCAAGCTTTCCCAGATGCAACTGAATCGTTGAAATCCCTTTCAGCAGACAATTCTTCAAAATCTGTTAGGTCAAGAAATGGTCAGCAGAACAAGCAGGCTACTCAACCAGCTTCTGATTTTGATTCTTGGGGTTTTGGCACAGATACATTTAGTGCTGCTCGTGCTGGTAGTGGTAGCCAACAGATGCCAAGACCTGGTGAAGGGAGTAAAGCTCATGTTTTTGGTGAAGCAAAGGTTTTTGAGAGCAAGTCAAATTCTCAACCTGCTGGATGGGCTGGTTTTTAA
- the LOC123917519 gene encoding probable serine/threonine-protein kinase DDB_G0276461 isoform X2 — MWKFKPFTHKEQSGLEGRSIDVGNLKINVHKVIAEGGFSCVYLARDAVHTSKQYALKHIICNDEESLGLVKREISVMKLLIGHPNVVKLHAHAIYDMGRTKEAFLVMEFCEKSLVSVLESRGAGYFDEKQVLLIFRDVCNAVFAMHCQSPPIAHRDLKAENLLLNSDGLWKLCDFGSISTNHKRFEKPEEMGIEEDNIRKYTTPAYRAPEMWDLFLKEVINEKVDIWALGCLLFRICYFKSAFDGESKLQVLNGNYRIPDLPKFSSTLTDLIRDMLQARPDDRPDITQVWFRVNEQLPIDLQKSLPDRPPESPSSNNHEGATMSTHKSSPMPRRNAPPPPSVVEPKTTPQPSLAPRGGESGGQLGAFWSTMHAKDSLVPEEKGKPIYDEERSSHHISSKPERVRPDNGQLSKNVGTNKVPNTQTQTVKSNIHGKLHKPNAASSKDFEINFFPDTDHASQRHMSNLEKKNDNFQDQTFNTFVAEFDTTKLNSGHGNTSTREEALESELEKLKEQLKETNLEKSEITAKYEKLTAICRSQRQELQDLKQALAARTPSPNREILRTSPGVASPASLDRSEWKTPSSEPKSSWQAFPDATESLKSLSADNSSKSVRSRNGQQNKQATQPASDFDSWGFGTDTFSAARAGSGSQQMPRPGEGSKAHVFGEAKVFESKSNSQPAGWAGF, encoded by the exons ATGTGGAAATTTAAGCCGTTCACACACAAAGAGCAAAGTGGTCTTGAAGGCCGGTCTATAGATGTTGGAAATCTTAAAATAAATGTCCATAAGGTCATCGCTGAAGGAGGGTTCTCATGTGTCTACTTGGCTCGTGATGCTGTACATACGTCTAAACAGTATGCTTTGAAGCACATAATATGCAATGATGAAGAATCACTTGGATTGGTGAAGAGGGAGATATCTGTGATGAAGTTGCTGATAGGACATCCCAATGTGGTCAAACTTCATGCTCATGCGATCTATGATATGGGTAGGACAAAAGAGGCATTCCTTGTAATGGAATTTTGTGAGAAGTCTCTGGTTAGTGTGCTGGAGAGCCGAGGAGCTGGTTATTTTGACGAGAAACAGGTTCTTTTAATATTCAGGGATGTGTGTAATGCAGTCTTCGCTATGCACTGCCAGTCCCCACCTATTGCTCACCG agACTTGAAGGCAGAGAATCTTTTGTTAAATTCAGATGGTTTATGGAAGTTGTGTGATTTTGGAAGCATTTCCACCAATCACAAACGTTTTGAGAAGCCAGAAGAAATGGGAATTGAGGAAGATAATATCAGAAAGTACACAACCCCCGCCTACAGAGCTCCTGAG ATGTGGGATCTGTTTCTGAAAGAAGTAATTAATGAGAAAGTGGACATATGG GCACTTGGCTGTCTCCTTTTTCGCATATGCTACTTCAAAAGTGCATTTGATGGGGAATCAAAGCTCCAAGTCTTAAATGGAAACTACCGCATTCCGGATTTACCTAAATTCAGTTCAACCCTCACAGACTTGATCAGAGACATGCTTCAAGCTAGACCAGATGACCGACCAGATATCACGCAG GTTTGGTTTCGTGTTAATGAGCAGCTACCTATTGATTTACAAAAGTCATTACCTGACAGGCCACCCGAATCACCCTCCTCCAACAATCACGAAG GTGCTACAATGTCTACACACAAATCAAGTCCAATGCCTCGCAGAAATGCACCTCCTCCTCCATCAGTTGTTGAACCCAAAACTACCCCTCAGCCATCTCTTGCTCCTAGGGGAGGGGAAAGTGGTGGTCAACTTGGTGCTTTCTGGTCCACTATGCATGCAAAGGATTCACTTGTCCCTGAGGAAAAGGGAAAACCTATATATGATGAAGAACGATCTAGTCACCATATTTCATCAAAACCTGAAAGAGTTCGTCCGGACAATGGTCAGTTATCCAAAAATGTTGGTACTAACAAAGTGCCTAACACACAAACTCAGACTGTAAAGAGCAACATACATGGAAAGTTACACAAGCCTAATGCTGCATCTTCTAAGGactttgaaattaattttttccctGATACAGATCATGCAAGTCAGAGACATATGTCAAATCTGGAGAAGAAGAATGATAACTTCCAAGACCAGACTTTTAACACTTTTGTTGCAGAATTTGATACTACTAAGCTAAACTCCGGGCATGGTAACACATCCACAAGGGAAGAAGCATTAGAGTCTGAGTTGGAGAAACTCAAAGAGCAGCTGAAGGAAACTAATTTAGAGAAATCTGAAATAACTGCCAAGTATGAAAAGCTTACTGCTATCTGCCGTTCACAAAGGCAAGAATTGCAGGATCTCAAGCAAGCACTTGCAGCAAGAACTCCATCTCCAAATAGAGAGATTTTGAGAACCTCACCTGGAGTTGCATCACCTGCGTCTTTG GATAGAAGTGAATGGAAAACTCCTAGTTCAGAACCAAAGTCATCATGGCAAGCTTTCCCAGATGCAACTGAATCGTTGAAATCCCTTTCAGCAGACAATTCTTCAAAATCTGTTAGGTCAAGAAATGGTCAGCAGAACAAGCAGGCTACTCAACCAGCTTCTGATTTTGATTCTTGGGGTTTTGGCACAGATACATTTAGTGCTGCTCGTGCTGGTAGTGGTAGCCAACAGATGCCAAGACCTGGTGAAGGGAGTAAAGCTCATGTTTTTGGTGAAGCAAAGGTTTTTGAGAGCAAGTCAAATTCTCAACCTGCTGGATGGGCTGGTTTTTAA
- the LOC123917519 gene encoding probable serine/threonine-protein kinase DDB_G0280111 isoform X3, which yields MWKFKPFTHKEQSGLEGRSIDVGNLKINVHKVIAEGGFSCVYLARDAVHTSKQYALKHIICNDEESLGLVKREISVMKLLIGHPNVVKLHAHAIYDMGRTKEAFLVMEFCEKSLVSVLESRGAGYFDEKQVLLIFRDVCNAVFAMHCQSPPIAHRDLKAENLLLNSDGLWKLCDFGSISTNHKRFEKPEEMGIEEDNIRKYTTPAYRAPEMWDLFLKEVINEKVDIWALGCLLFRICYFKSAFDGESKLQVLNGNYRIPDLPKFSSTLTDLIRDMLQARPDDRPDITQVWFRVNEQLPIDLQKSLPDRPPESPSSNNHEGATMSTHKSSPMPRRNAPPPPSVVEPKTTPQPSLAPRGGESGGQLGAFWSTMHAKDSLVPEEKGKPIYDEERSSHHISSKPERVRPDNDHASQRHMSNLEKKNDNFQDQTFNTFVAEFDTTKLNSGHGNTSTREEALESELEKLKEQLKETNLEKSEITAKYEKLTAICRSQRQELQDLKQALAARTPSPNREILRTSPGVASPASLQDRSEWKTPSSEPKSSWQAFPDATESLKSLSADNSSKSVRSRNGQQNKQATQPASDFDSWGFGTDTFSAARAGSGSQQMPRPGEGSKAHVFGEAKVFESKSNSQPAGWAGF from the exons ATGTGGAAATTTAAGCCGTTCACACACAAAGAGCAAAGTGGTCTTGAAGGCCGGTCTATAGATGTTGGAAATCTTAAAATAAATGTCCATAAGGTCATCGCTGAAGGAGGGTTCTCATGTGTCTACTTGGCTCGTGATGCTGTACATACGTCTAAACAGTATGCTTTGAAGCACATAATATGCAATGATGAAGAATCACTTGGATTGGTGAAGAGGGAGATATCTGTGATGAAGTTGCTGATAGGACATCCCAATGTGGTCAAACTTCATGCTCATGCGATCTATGATATGGGTAGGACAAAAGAGGCATTCCTTGTAATGGAATTTTGTGAGAAGTCTCTGGTTAGTGTGCTGGAGAGCCGAGGAGCTGGTTATTTTGACGAGAAACAGGTTCTTTTAATATTCAGGGATGTGTGTAATGCAGTCTTCGCTATGCACTGCCAGTCCCCACCTATTGCTCACCG agACTTGAAGGCAGAGAATCTTTTGTTAAATTCAGATGGTTTATGGAAGTTGTGTGATTTTGGAAGCATTTCCACCAATCACAAACGTTTTGAGAAGCCAGAAGAAATGGGAATTGAGGAAGATAATATCAGAAAGTACACAACCCCCGCCTACAGAGCTCCTGAG ATGTGGGATCTGTTTCTGAAAGAAGTAATTAATGAGAAAGTGGACATATGG GCACTTGGCTGTCTCCTTTTTCGCATATGCTACTTCAAAAGTGCATTTGATGGGGAATCAAAGCTCCAAGTCTTAAATGGAAACTACCGCATTCCGGATTTACCTAAATTCAGTTCAACCCTCACAGACTTGATCAGAGACATGCTTCAAGCTAGACCAGATGACCGACCAGATATCACGCAG GTTTGGTTTCGTGTTAATGAGCAGCTACCTATTGATTTACAAAAGTCATTACCTGACAGGCCACCCGAATCACCCTCCTCCAACAATCACGAAG GTGCTACAATGTCTACACACAAATCAAGTCCAATGCCTCGCAGAAATGCACCTCCTCCTCCATCAGTTGTTGAACCCAAAACTACCCCTCAGCCATCTCTTGCTCCTAGGGGAGGGGAAAGTGGTGGTCAACTTGGTGCTTTCTGGTCCACTATGCATGCAAAGGATTCACTTGTCCCTGAGGAAAAGGGAAAACCTATATATGATGAAGAACGATCTAGTCACCATATTTCATCAAAACCTGAAAGAGTTCGTCCGGACAATG ATCATGCAAGTCAGAGACATATGTCAAATCTGGAGAAGAAGAATGATAACTTCCAAGACCAGACTTTTAACACTTTTGTTGCAGAATTTGATACTACTAAGCTAAACTCCGGGCATGGTAACACATCCACAAGGGAAGAAGCATTAGAGTCTGAGTTGGAGAAACTCAAAGAGCAGCTGAAGGAAACTAATTTAGAGAAATCTGAAATAACTGCCAAGTATGAAAAGCTTACTGCTATCTGCCGTTCACAAAGGCAAGAATTGCAGGATCTCAAGCAAGCACTTGCAGCAAGAACTCCATCTCCAAATAGAGAGATTTTGAGAACCTCACCTGGAGTTGCATCACCTGCGTCTTTG CAGGATAGAAGTGAATGGAAAACTCCTAGTTCAGAACCAAAGTCATCATGGCAAGCTTTCCCAGATGCAACTGAATCGTTGAAATCCCTTTCAGCAGACAATTCTTCAAAATCTGTTAGGTCAAGAAATGGTCAGCAGAACAAGCAGGCTACTCAACCAGCTTCTGATTTTGATTCTTGGGGTTTTGGCACAGATACATTTAGTGCTGCTCGTGCTGGTAGTGGTAGCCAACAGATGCCAAGACCTGGTGAAGGGAGTAAAGCTCATGTTTTTGGTGAAGCAAAGGTTTTTGAGAGCAAGTCAAATTCTCAACCTGCTGGATGGGCTGGTTTTTAA